A region from the Oculatellaceae cyanobacterium genome encodes:
- the ltrA gene encoding group II intron reverse transcriptase/maturase — protein MSNTLSNQTVEWSKVNWRKLEVRVYKLQKRIYKASSRGDLAVVRRLQKTLMRSWSGKMLAVRRVTQDNLGKKTAGVDGVKSLAPVQRLALVKKLALKGKAMPTRRVWIDKPGTDEKRPLGIPTMYDRALQALVKLALEPEWEARFEPNSYGFRPGRSCHDAVEAIFNAIKHKAKYVLDADIAKCFDRINHRELLTKLNTFPTLKRQIKSWLKSGVMDGKQLFPTSEGTPQGGVISPLLANIALHGMEERIKQIAETLNLKNKRGRQQNKKDKRNTLSLIRYADDFVILHEDLTVVQRCKETISEWLNGMGLELKPSKTRLAHTLIEYEGQDAGFNFLGFNVRQYPAGKYNTGCNTIGKPLGFKTIIKPSKEKIKVHYDRIVEIIDQHKAAPQAALIDHLNPIIKGWTNYYSTQVSKEIFSALSAKMYKKLKSWAKHRHPKKSGKWISNKYWQTIGGDNWVFATRQEGKNPMRLLRHNATEIVRHVKVKGEVSPYDGNLVYWSSRMGHNPEVPKNVATLLKSQKGKCAHCKLHFTEASVMEIDHIIPKSKGGKNEYKNMQLLHRHCHDEKTAKDGSLGKKSGCNSAKPNPKKRVIRGTHDKWSLITEEPCEVKVSSTVLETSGSCEGIA, from the coding sequence ATGTCTAATACGCTGAGTAATCAGACGGTGGAATGGAGCAAGGTCAACTGGCGCAAGCTGGAAGTCCGAGTTTATAAGCTACAAAAGAGAATCTACAAAGCCTCTAGTCGTGGTGATTTAGCAGTAGTTCGCAGACTCCAAAAGACTTTGATGAGGTCTTGGTCAGGAAAAATGCTGGCGGTACGTCGCGTGACACAAGATAACCTGGGCAAAAAGACGGCTGGGGTAGACGGGGTAAAATCCTTAGCTCCCGTACAAAGGCTGGCACTGGTGAAAAAACTTGCGCTAAAGGGGAAGGCTATGCCCACTAGACGGGTATGGATAGACAAACCAGGGACGGACGAAAAGCGTCCTCTGGGAATTCCCACGATGTACGACAGGGCGCTTCAAGCGTTAGTCAAACTAGCACTTGAACCGGAGTGGGAGGCACGATTTGAACCCAACTCCTACGGATTCCGACCAGGGCGCTCATGTCATGATGCAGTCGAAGCAATATTTAACGCAATTAAGCATAAAGCCAAATACGTGTTGGATGCCGATATTGCCAAATGCTTCGACAGAATTAACCACAGGGAACTTCTCACTAAATTGAATACATTCCCGACACTAAAACGCCAGATTAAATCGTGGCTCAAGTCGGGGGTGATGGATGGTAAACAATTGTTCCCCACATCTGAGGGTACACCACAAGGCGGGGTCATATCCCCGTTACTGGCGAACATTGCCCTTCACGGAATGGAAGAACGGATAAAACAAATTGCTGAAACATTAAACCTCAAAAACAAAAGAGGAAGACAGCAAAACAAAAAGGACAAAAGAAATACCTTAAGCCTTATACGTTACGCCGATGACTTCGTGATACTGCACGAAGACCTAACCGTTGTCCAAAGATGTAAAGAGACAATCTCTGAGTGGTTAAATGGCATGGGACTAGAATTGAAACCAAGTAAAACACGACTTGCTCATACCCTAATTGAATATGAGGGGCAAGACGCAGGGTTTAATTTCCTCGGCTTCAACGTCAGGCAGTACCCAGCAGGAAAATACAACACAGGCTGTAATACTATCGGGAAACCACTTGGATTCAAGACAATCATCAAACCCAGCAAAGAAAAAATCAAAGTACATTATGACCGGATTGTAGAGATAATAGACCAGCATAAAGCAGCCCCACAAGCTGCGCTGATAGACCATTTGAACCCAATCATTAAAGGGTGGACTAACTATTACAGTACACAAGTCAGCAAAGAGATATTCTCGGCGCTATCGGCAAAGATGTATAAAAAGTTAAAAAGCTGGGCAAAGCACCGCCATCCCAAAAAATCGGGGAAATGGATATCTAATAAATATTGGCAAACCATAGGCGGTGATAACTGGGTATTCGCAACCAGGCAAGAAGGTAAAAACCCAATGCGGTTATTGAGACATAACGCGACTGAAATAGTTCGTCATGTGAAAGTTAAAGGCGAAGTCAGTCCTTATGATGGCAACCTAGTTTACTGGAGTTCAAGAATGGGTCATAACCCCGAAGTACCTAAGAATGTGGCGACACTTCTGAAGTCACAAAAAGGAAAATGCGCCCACTGCAAATTACATTTCACAGAAGCATCAGTGATGGAAATTGACCACATCATTCCCAAGTCAAAAGGCGGAAAGAATGAGTACAAAAATATGCAATTACTTCACCGTCATTGCCACGATGAAAAGACTGCCAAAGATGGTAGTCTCGGTAAAAAATCTGGCTGCAACAGTGCCAAACCTAATCCCAAGAAACGGGTAATCAGAGGTACTCATGACAAATGGAGTCTTATTACTGAGGAGCCGTGTGAGGTGAAAGTCTCAAGCACGGTTTTGGAGACGAGCGGTTCCTGCGAAGGAATTGCTTAG
- a CDS encoding zinc-dependent alcohol dehydrogenase, protein MKALCWHGSNDVRVDTVPDPKILNPRDAIIKITSTAICGSDLHIYNGFIPSMQSGDILGHEFMGEVIEVGSGVKKVKKGDRVVVPFTISCGNCYFCQQDLWSLCDNSNPNAWMIEPMYGHSPAGLFGYSHLFGGYAGGQAEYARVPFADVGLLKIPDGLTDDQVLFLTDIFPTGYMAAENCNIKPGDVVAVWGCGPVGLFAIKSAYMLGAERVIAIDRVPERLQMAKEQCNAEVINYEEVDAGEAVKEMTGGRGPDSVIDAVGLEAHGTGADSLYDQVKQAVRLETDRPTALRQLIVACRKGGHVSVAGVYGGFLDKIPMGAAFNKGLTFKMGQTHVHKYLRPLLERVQNGEIDPSFVITHKLPLDQAPHGYKIFRDKKENCIKVVLKP, encoded by the coding sequence ATGAAAGCACTTTGCTGGCATGGCTCAAATGATGTGCGCGTGGATACAGTACCAGATCCAAAAATTCTCAATCCCCGTGATGCCATTATTAAAATTACTTCAACGGCAATTTGTGGCTCAGATTTGCATATTTATAATGGCTTCATTCCAAGTATGCAGTCGGGTGATATTCTCGGTCACGAATTTATGGGAGAAGTGATCGAAGTTGGTAGTGGAGTGAAAAAAGTCAAAAAAGGCGATCGCGTTGTTGTTCCCTTCACTATCTCCTGCGGTAATTGTTACTTCTGCCAACAAGATTTGTGGTCACTGTGCGATAACTCTAACCCCAACGCTTGGATGATTGAACCGATGTATGGTCATTCACCAGCCGGATTATTTGGCTATTCTCATTTATTCGGTGGTTATGCAGGTGGTCAAGCTGAGTATGCACGAGTACCATTTGCTGATGTCGGTTTACTAAAAATTCCTGATGGATTAACCGACGATCAAGTTCTATTTCTGACAGATATCTTCCCAACAGGGTATATGGCAGCCGAAAACTGCAATATTAAACCAGGAGACGTAGTAGCAGTTTGGGGTTGTGGCCCTGTTGGACTATTTGCAATTAAAAGTGCCTATATGTTAGGCGCAGAACGGGTAATCGCCATTGACCGCGTTCCTGAACGTTTGCAGATGGCGAAAGAACAATGCAACGCAGAAGTAATCAACTATGAAGAAGTTGATGCGGGTGAAGCTGTTAAAGAAATGACCGGAGGACGTGGCCCCGATTCTGTTATTGATGCTGTAGGACTCGAAGCACACGGAACAGGGGCGGATTCACTCTACGACCAAGTGAAGCAAGCAGTCCGTTTAGAAACAGACCGACCAACCGCACTTAGACAACTTATTGTCGCTTGTCGCAAAGGCGGTCATGTATCTGTAGCAGGTGTTTACGGTGGCTTCCTCGACAAAATTCCAATGGGTGCAGCATTTAACAAAGGTTTAACCTTCAAAATGGGACAAACCCACGTTCATAAATATTTGCGTCCCTTACTGGAACGTGTCCAAAATGGGGAAATTGATCCATCTTTTGTAATCACCCATAAGCTACCTTTAGACCAAGCACCGCACGGTTACAAAATTTTTAGAGATAAAAAAGAGAACTGCATCAAAGTTGTACTCAAACCGTAA